From Proteiniborus sp. MB09-C3, the proteins below share one genomic window:
- the pgsA gene encoding CDP-diacylglycerol--glycerol-3-phosphate 3-phosphatidyltransferase, with protein MNIPNILTTVRFFLVPIFVIVFYSSLENNVLYAALVFALAGVTDVLDGYIARTYHMVTKWGVAMDPLADKLMQLTVLICFTSKSYIPIWVIIVVGIKEMLMVIGALFLYCSVDKTLIPANKFGKIATIAFYVAILSIAFNFPETINFLLILIAVVLTLIAFINYFFGFKEVRKDNKNIKTY; from the coding sequence ATGAATATACCAAATATCTTAACGACTGTTAGATTTTTCCTTGTTCCTATTTTTGTAATTGTATTTTATTCATCCTTAGAAAATAATGTGCTGTATGCAGCTCTTGTATTTGCCTTAGCTGGTGTTACAGACGTTTTAGATGGCTATATTGCTAGAACTTATCATATGGTAACAAAATGGGGAGTTGCTATGGATCCCTTAGCAGATAAACTAATGCAATTAACTGTATTAATATGCTTTACGAGTAAATCATATATACCTATTTGGGTAATAATAGTAGTAGGTATAAAGGAAATGTTAATGGTAATAGGAGCCTTATTTCTCTATTGTAGTGTTGATAAAACCCTTATTCCCGCAAATAAATTTGGGAAGATTGCCACAATAGCCTTTTATGTAGCTATTTTGTCAATAGCTTTTAATTTTCCCGAAACAATAAATTTTTTGCTTATTTTGATTGCTGTAGTTCTAACCTTAATAGCTTTTATCAATTACTTCTTCGGCTTTAAGGAAGTAAGAAAGGACAATAAAAACATTAAAACATATTGA